A section of the Phacochoerus africanus isolate WHEZ1 chromosome 4, ROS_Pafr_v1, whole genome shotgun sequence genome encodes:
- the LOC125125412 gene encoding olfactory receptor 2W3: protein MDGTNESTQENFVLLGFADRPHLERILFVVILIAYLLTLVGNTTIILVSRLDPHLHTPMYFFLTHLSFLDLSFTTSSIPQLLYNLNGHDKTISYTGCAIQLFLFLGLGGVECLLLAVMAYDRFVAVCKPLHYMVIMNPRLCLGLVLVAWGCGVANSLAMSPVTLLLPRCGRRSVDHFLCEMPALIRMACVNTAAIEGTVFVLAVGIVLSPLVFILGSYGYIVRAVLLIESAAGRQKVFNTCGSHLTVVSLFYGNIIYMYMQPGNSSSQDQGKFLTLFYNIVTPLLNPLIYTLRNKEVKGALRRLLLCNREVGKE, encoded by the coding sequence ATGGATGGAACCAATGAAAGCACCCAGGAAAACTTTGTTCTTTTGGGATTTGCTGACCGCCCCCACCTGGAGAGAATCCTCTTTGTGGTTATCTTGATTGCATATCTTCTGACCCTTGTAGGCAACACCACCATCATCCTCGTGTCTCGGCTGgacccccacctccacactcccatgtacttcttcctcactCACCTCTCTTTTCTGGACCTTAGTTTCACCACCAGCTCCATCCCTCAGCTGCTGTACAACCTGAATGGACATGACAAGACCATTAGCTACACAGGTTGTGCCATCCAGCTCTTCTTATTCCTGGGTCTTGGTGGTGTGGAATGTCTACTGTTGGCTGTCATGGCATATGACCGGTTTGTTGCAGTTTGCAAGCCCCTGCACTACATGGTGATCATGAATCCACGGCTTTGTCTGGGCTTGGTGTTGGTGGCCTGGGGCTGCGGGGTGGCCAACTCATTGGCCATGTCCCCAGTCACCCTGCTCTTACCCCGCTGTGGGCGCCGCAGTGTGGACCACTTTCTCTGTGAGATGCCTGCCCTGATACGAATGGCCTGTGTGAATACAGCTGCCATTGAGGGCACCGTCTTTGTCCTGGCAGTGGGCATTGTGCTATCACCCCTCGTGTTTATCCTGGGCTCCTATGGCTACATTGTGAGGGCTGTGCTACTAATTGAGTCAGCAGCAGGAAGGCAAAAAGTCTTCAACACGTGTGGTTCTCACCTCACGGTGGTCTCACTTTTCTATGGGAATATTATTTACATGTACATGCAACCAGGAAACAGCTCTTCCCAGGACCAAGGAAAGTTTCTCACTCTCTTCTACAACATTGTCACCCCACTCTTGAATCCCCTGATCTATACCCTCAGAAACAAAGAAGTGAAAGGGGCTCTGAGGAGGCTGCTGCTGTGTAACAGAGAAGTAGGAAAGGAGTAA